TGAGGCGTGATCTGGATGGCTTCCGCTTTGCTGTCAATGCCGATCGCGCCGACGCTGCCCTCCGACGAAAGATAGGTTTTTACAAAGTTCTCGGTCTCCTTCTTGATGTCTTCGGGGCGAAGCACTGAGCTCCATTTCAGCAGCCACTTGTTTACGGCGGAATTTTTCACGGCATCAACGAGACTTTTATCTATCGTCGCCGCGACGTCCATCACGTCGCGCAGCGCCTCGATGTTGCCCTCGCCAAAAATATCGTTGCCGTTGAAATCCTCCCTCAAGTGGACGATGTCGGAGTACGGGAACGTGCCCATCTTTCCGCTTTTCAGGCCGAAGCGCAGGTAGAGCGTCATGTTTGCGTCGTAGAGCGCCTCGACGGATAGCGCCTCGATGGGGTATATCTGATTCGCATACCCCGCGCCATCGCGGATGATGAGCGCAAAAGCGTTGTTGTTTAGCGCGAGCTGCACGGCAAGTTTCTGTTGCAGCATCTGCCCGGTGATCAGCGGGTTCGGTTCTTCGAGGATCAACTTCACGTAGCGATCCGGATTAACTTTCAGCCCTTCCGGCCCCTCGCGGATCTGCTTCGCGCCCAGCTTGCCGATCGATCGCGCAAACGGACGGATGCAGCTCCGGATTATATCGGATTTGTACATCTGCCCATTCCAACCATAAAAGCCATTGCCGCGTTCAACGATCAGCTCGTGCTTTGTGGTCGTGGGACTACGCGTAACATAATTCATCAAACGTCGAAACATGTTCAAGGCCACCGCCTCCCTAAATCAGATTCATGTAGTCTTCGCGATGGCGCTCGAAAACCACATACGCATCCAGCAGCGAGGCCAGCCCGTCAATGCGGCGCCGGCTGCTTGTGCCCTTCACAGGCTGGATGTTGTTGTTTTTGTCAATATCGATCGAGGTGTTGGAGATACACCATTTCAAGATCGGGTTGTTGTTATAGTTTACGATCTTTTTTTCAAGATCCGCGCCGAGTGACTTCATCGGCGAGCTGAGCGTTTTTTTGCCCTGGATCACCGGCTCTGGCACTTCGGCGCCAAACTCCGCCCTCATATCTGCAACAAAGTATTCCGCGCTCCATGCGTCGTAGCCAAAATACGGCATGTAGATGTCGCATTCCTCGCGCAGTTCAATAAACCACTCCACAACATGCTTGTAGTGGACACGGTTCCCAGGCGTCGTGCGGAGTAACCCCTGTTCTTTCCACGCCCCGTAGGGGATTTGGTCCTCCTGCTCCCGTTTTTCGAGCAGATCTTCAGGGAGCCAATACATCTGCTTAACATAGATGTGCGGATCTTCCGGCACCATAAAAAGCAACGTTCCGCAGGTCAGGTCGGTCGTGCTGGAAAGGTCGGCGCCGCCTATGCCATAGCGCGGTCGCAGCGCGGCCAAGTCGTAGATCTCGGTATTGTTCAGCTGTTCAAAGGTCAGCCATGCTTCGGAGGTCGTCTCCCGAATGTTAAAATCTTTCGTTACGAGGTTCTTGACCAGCAGTGGGTTCTTTCTTGCTTTGTCTACCTTCTGCGCCAGATTTGCAGTGCGCTTTATTGTGCCAAGTCCGGGATTTGCCTTTATCCAGCAGCGCTCATCCATCCACTCGGAACGCCTGTCCAACTCGTAGATGATCGGCAAAACACCTTCGTCATGGTAGCCTTTCGGGTCGTCGTAGCCATCGAGGATCAGCTTGCACTCTTCGTATTTGATATCAAAGATTCCCTCGCGCAGCGTCCCCGCGGTGGATACGATCACCGATAGCGGCTGCTCGCGGGCGCTCATGCCGTCGATCAAAACATCATAGAGATTTTTGTCGGCGATCGCGTGCAGCTCGTCGATCAGTGCGCAATGAAGGTTGAGTCCGTCCAGGGAGTTCGACTCTGAACTTAGCGGCTTAAATACTCCATCGTTGAAATCACAATCGATCTCGCCGACCAGACAGCGGCAGCGGGCCGACAGCTGCGGCGATTTCTTCACCATCCGTTTAGCCTCGCCCCAGATGATTTTCGCCTGTTCGCGCATGGTCGCGGCGCTGACTACTTCCGGCCCTTTTTCACCGTCGGCCAGCAGCATGTAAAGCGCTATTGCTGAACCAAGCGTTGACTTGCCGTTTTTACGAGCTACGATCAACACCATTTCACGGTACTTCCGCGTACCGTCGATTTTATGTACGAAGCCAAAAAGCGCGGAGATAAGCGCGCGCTGCCAAAGTTCGAGCTTAAAGGCTCCGCCTCCGGCCGCACCCTTCGAGTGCCGGCAATACCGCTCGATAAAATCCACGGCGTGCTGAGCTCGCCGTTCGTCGTATTCGTACTCGCTGTCCTTGTCTTTTAGGCAGTCAATTAGGTGTCTGTAGATTTGCTTGATCTTTTCACAAGCAACGATCTTGCCCGTCAAAACTTGCGTGCCGTATTCGACTATCGGGGTCATTGCTCCCGCTCCTGGAGAAAGTTCTGAAAATCGTCGCCTCCCGGTTTTTCGTCCGGCTCCGCTTTCAGCGCATCGTTCAGCATCTTCATTACATTCTGGTAATTTTTATTCACGGCATTGTACTGTCTGGCGATCGGGCGTTCTCTTTCGTAGGGGTCCAGTTTTTCAGATTGCGAGAACATCTCGACAAAGCCGTTTTCGTTCAAGTCGGCCTCCATGTCTTCAAGGGTGATCCGCATATACGCCGCGCGCTTGATCAACCCGTCCAGGACGGCGCGGCGCTTCATCGGCAGAGCCTTGAATATTTTCAGCAACCGACGGATCTCTTTTGTAATCCGCTCATCTTTGGATATCTCCCGCGTACTCATGCCATCGTCTCCTTTCAGGGTGGGGTCTATGCGCAACTCCCGCGTATTTTTCAAAACTACCCTTGTCCGGTCGCCCAAAAAAGTCAGTGTTTTCGTTCAGGGGGGGCACCACAGACACCAGCTGCCCCGAGGCGTCGAATCTCACGTCGTCGCGCGTCAGTTTTTGTGCAAAATGCTCTCTGTTGTGGCAATCAAGACAGAGGTACTCGAGATTCGCCCAATTGAGTGTGATCTCTGGATTGCCCTCGTTGCTGTCCGTGATGTGCGCCTTGTGGTGGACGATATAGCCAGGCTTGCCGCAGCGCTCACACAATCCATGCACCGATTTGATGTAGCCGTCCCGGCAGCGCTGCCACGCTGCCGAATCATAAAAATCACGCCGTGCCATACTATCACCACTCCCAACAACAAACGTCCGCAAGGTTTCCCCTGCGGACGCGCGAACTTGATGCTGATATCTTATCCCTAGTTTTCGATAAAATCTATGCCATTATTTCAGACGTTTTTTAGGACATAATTTCGGACACTTTCTCGGACAACTCTCCACGCCGATATATTTCCCACGATATTTCTCTCAACGCCTTCTTGCGTTTGCGGTAGAATTGCTTCTCTGTAATATGGTGTTTATATGCAAACACCTCAACAGATGGATACTGAAAACTGCGGCCTATATAATTCATATCTCGAATCAGCCGTGCCGTGCTTGGCATCTCCGCTTCGAAAAGCATGAACACTTTTTGCATAGCCTCAAGTCCGCCGGCAACCGTAATCACGCTCTTTATATTTTCTGCGGCCTCAACAATAATCTGCTGCTGCGGCGTGCCCTTGCCGCCATCAACCGGACCGACGTCTTCCGCCGGCGCATACCTCGCCAATGCCATTGCCGCCAGCTCTTCTGTGTCCGAGAACTCCTCATCTCCAAAAAAGCAAGCCAGCCCCGTAGGACAATAATCAGCAAACAAACAAAGGACGTCCTCTATTTGCGATACTTTTTTAGGGACTATGCTTACTTTCTTAGGCAATGTTATTCAGCTCCTATCTTGTTGTTCCTTAGGCCGTTTTCTATTTCTTGCTCTTATCGCTCGGCTTGTTTCTTCTAAACTTTCCAACGTTTGCCGCCGCACTTAATAAAATCGTCGGTCGGTGCATATTCGTGGATAACCATTACCGAAGGCACATCTCCGTCAGCGTAGTCATAGCAAATATGATCGCCTTCACCAATGGGGACAACATTGTCTCAGTTAAAACAGTCATGAATTGGCATATTATCCTTATGCCTATTTGCTTTTCTTGTTTTCATTTCGATTCCTCCTCCGGCAGGTCGATAGGCCGCCAATACGTTACGCTATACCCCGTCCCGTCCGGCGCAACGAAGACTTTTACCCCTGCGTCATAATTCAGCACCATAAACCGAGGGACAAGCCCGCCGTAAAGCATAATACGGGCAACTACCAGTTCCCCATCGGCGGGCTCTTCAGCTTCATATTTCCGCCAACGATAAATTTCGCGGAGCGCGGTGAGCCTATCCTTTAGTGCGTTGATATCATCGATCTGAGCATTAATTTTTTTGCTATCGCATTCCCCAATTATTTGCGCCATATCTTTTAGTTGGCGTATTTCCTCGTCCTGCCGCACCACCGCGCGCGCAAGCAGCAACAGCGCAGGGTACTCCTTTTCTATGCGAGAAAATTTCTCCGCCGTACGGATCGTTACTCTAGCCACTGTTACTATGTTGTCGTTCATCGTTTCTGTCTCCTTTCATATCTCGCGTTCCAAATTTTTATAGCGTGGGCTCTGTCGTGGCGCTTCGTGGAGCGGCCGCACTTCGAGCAATATATCTGTGTGCCTCCGATCGTTTCAATTACGGAGATCAATTCATTGCCGCATTGGCAGTTATTTATTTCTTCCATGAGTTAACCCGCAATGTCCTTCACGATTTTTTTCATCATCCCATTGCCACATCGCACAGCATCCAGCCTGACAAGTAGGATCGTGAGAGACGACTCTATCGCCATTTTTATCTGTTTCTAATTGAATTAATGAAAATATTCCCTGTTTAAAGTTTAAGTCTTCATCCCGTATCGAATCTTTTATTCGTATATTTTTTGTATCACACATTTTTGCGATTGTTATGGCCGCTAAAAATATTGGACATATTTTTTCAAAAGCATCATCGCTATTCATTTTGTTAGTCTCCTTTTTTTTGAACTCTCAAACCGTCGCCCTTTTGCGTCGCACCGTCGCTACTCTAAAGAGTAGCGCGACGGTAGCGACGCTTGTTAAAAATGGGTCAATCGTCGTTTTTACCGTCGTGACCGTCGTTATTTTTTTGCGACGCTATCAAAAAGTTGTTGGTATCACAGTATATTTTAATGTTTATTGTTATTGCGACGGTTGCGACGCAATATTTTGTAACTTCTTTTTAATATATACCTTTTCAAGTTCATAATCCTCTGACATTTGGAATATATCGTTTGTTTTTATTAAGTCCCCCTTTTCTGTCAAATCTTTTATTGCTTTGTTAAAATCTTGCCTTTGAGATTTTCCTTTGTGGTTTTTATAGAAGGTTTTCCGCCACTCTTCTAATTGGACGCCTGCAAATTCGCCATGCTCATCTAGAAGTCCAACTTTTTCGGCCGCCTCGCGATATGCCTGTAAGGCTCGTTGGGAGTTTTTTGACAATGCTTTTATCTCTTTTTCGCCCCCGTGTTCGTCCGGCTCGAGCACGATTGTTGATACCGGCTCGCCGTCCTCGTCGAACCAGCCTGGCAGGTGGGCTGGGATGCGCTCCAAATATACTGAGTCCGCAAGCTCGCTGTCCTTTTGCTTCACCTGTTCCAGCTTGATGTTGTCGCCGGAGCTCGTCACGAGTATCTGATTGTCCAGCGCGCCGCGCCATGCCGAGCTTCCGCGCGCCCGGCCTTTCGCCTCCTGGTTGACGCCGGTATGATGTACGAGGATCACCGTGCAATCGAAGGTCTGCGATAGCTTGCTGCAGGCGTCAAGCATCGTCTTCGTGTCCGTCGCCTTGTTTTCGTCGCCGATTAAAAAGCGGTGCAGGGTGTCCACGACTATCACCGCGACATTCTCCGCCTCGAGCGCGCGGATCTCGGATATCGTCTTCGCAAGCCCCTCCGGGGTGTTGAGGTCGCAGGCGCCGCCGGAGACCCAAGCGTTGAGATGCTCGACTTTGTGATACTGTTTCCAGCCGGCGATACGGGCCTTGAGCCCATAATGACCTTCTCCCGCCAGATAGATCACGCCGCCCGGCCGCACCCGCAGCCCCGCCCACGTTTCCACGCCCGCCGCCATGCGCAGCACCCAATCGAGCACGACGAAGGTTTTGCCCGTCCCGGAGTCTCCGTAGACCATCGCCAGCCCGCCCGCCTGTATCCACTTTTTTATCAGCCAGCGGATGGGCGCGGGTTTGGCGCAGAAGTCGTCCGCCTGCGTCAGCCACGCGCTCTTTCCCGTGAGCAGCGCCTTGAGGTCGCCGCCGGCGGTCACGTAATCGTTCACGTCGCCGATCTCCGGCGGCAGTATCACGCGCGCGCCGATAATCGTTGCCGCTTCGTTTGCCGCGGCTTGCCCCGTTCCGCTTTCGTCGTTGTCGCCGACGATGACGATCTCCTGCACGGGGCCGAGCTTTTCGCGCAGCCATTTGGCAACGGGCGGCAGGTTGCCGGCGTTTAGCGCGATGATCACGGTATTGCCGGTGGCCTCATGGATGGAGGCGGCGGTGGCGTAACCTTCGGCGATGTAGAGCGGTCCTTCCTGCGGCGGCAGGGGGCCGAGGGGATAATATCCGCCCTTGACCTCGCCGCCGCCGTGGAATTGTTTCTGGCCGTCCGCGGCGATGTACTGCGCAGAGGCAATCCGTCCGTCCAGAATTATCGGGATCATGAGACGTCCGTCGCCTGTCTGGTAGATGCCGTATACGCCGACCTGTTTGCGCTGCAAATATGGATGCTCCGGCGCGGCCGACATGACAGTCTTCAAGATGTTCATTACGGCGCTTGCTATCTGCTCGCGGTATTTCCGCCGTTCTTCGTCGCGGATGGCCGCGGCTTCCGCCATCCGTCTTTCACACACCGCTATCTCTTCCGCCGTGAGTTCTCGGCCTACGTCGGCAAGCCATTTGCTTTCGACGCTGCCGCGCCAGCTGCCGAACATGCCTGCGGGTATGTTGTCGCCGAAGCCGATATACCAGCCGGCCTTTTCGGTGTTTTTGTCGCCTTCGACCGCGAAACGGTGTATTTTGCCGTCGAGGATGATTCTGACAGTTCGTTTGGGCGCAATCGGAGAGTTTGTGATAGCGTCTTGCAGTTGTATTTCGGGGGCTTCCGGCTTTATCTCGCGGTCCCACCCGGTGGGTAGTGTCGCCATCGTTTTATCTCCTCCCGCCGCGCGGTAGCGGCCTGTAATGCTTCGTCTTTGCCTTTGCAGACGACGGCCTTATAGCCGTTTGCCGTTAAATACTCTATCCAGTCTTTTTGTTCGTCTGACACTTTGCCGCCCTTTTGGCGCTTCATCTCGATCCAGAATCCCCATTCGGGGACGAAGAGGTCGGGCACCCCCTTGCATACGCCTTCGGCCTTAAGCCGCGCCGCCGTCTTGATGTCGCGCCAGCCGCCGTTGGGTATGGCGATGATACGCACGCCGGGGAAAGTTTTCCGAAAGGCGGAGATGAAGGCACACTGTTCCTCATGCTCCGAGGGCAGGCCAGTGGCGCTTAAGCACCCTGTAATATCGTCCGTCTTTTTTAATTGTGATACTGTCCGGTGCCTTTGCACGGTTTAACACCTCCGCGATGTCGTCAAGATAGTTTTCGTTTACGCCGTTTACACTGGAGATATCAGCGCCGCAGCCGTCGATGATCGCGCGCAGCGTCATCTCGGCGCGATAACGAGCGTAGCCGTCGTGCAGGATGGTGATGTACTCTGTCACCTTGTCGCCTGTCAGCTCGGCGTTTTCGTAGTCCACACAGAGCATATTAATCTGCTTGGCTTTGCTTTGGCGCACATACCACCACCAGCCGCGGACGCGCATCTCTTCCGGTTCAAGTCCCATAATGTCGTCGTCGTGGAGCCTGACGGCCTCCTTCGGAGCTGGCGGGAACACATACCCGCAGCATGGGCAGACTTTGACCGAGGCGTGAACGAGCTCCGCGCATTCGTCGCAGACCTTTACCGGCGCGTCGCCGGTGCCTGCGCCCTTGTGCTTCGGCGGCTTGACCTCAGTGATCGGGCCGTGACGCTTGACGTTGCCGGCGAAGTCGAGTACAAGGCAATCTGTTTTGTCCGGTGCAATGCGCATTCCGCGGCCAACTGTCTGAATATACAAACCGGGGCTCATTGTCGGGCGGCACATCGCTATAAGATCAATGCCGGGATAATCAAAGCCCGTAGTAAGCACCGAGACGTTGCTTATTGCCTTAACACGCCCCGCTTTAAAGTCTGTTAAGATACGATCTCGCTCTGCCGTCGGCGTAGAGCCGGTGACAACCTCGGCAATCACACCGTGAGAGCGGAGCACGCCACAAATCGCCTCGGCGTGAGCTACTCCGGTGCAGAAAAAGAGCCATGCCCTGCGGTCGCCGGCTCGGCGGATCGTCTCTTCAACGATGCGCTCGTTGTCGTCCGCGTTGTTTACGGCGGCCTGTAATTCGCTTTCGATAAACTCGCCGCCGCGCTTGCCGACGCCCTCGACGGAAATCAACGCCTCGGGCAGTTTTGAGCGAAGCGGCGCAAGAAAGCCACGCGCTACAAGCTCTTCGATCTTCACCGGCTCGATGAGCCCGTCAAAAAGCGCGCCGTGCTCTGAAATGAGGCCGTGCCCCAGGCGGTAGGGCGTTGCGGTAAGCCCGACGACGCGCATGTTTGGATTGATGGCCGTCAGCGCCGCGATAAGGGTACGGTATCCGCCTTCGGCCTTCGCTGAAATAAGATGCGCTTCATCGACGATGCAGATATCGATAAATCCCAGCATCTCGGCCTTGTCGCGCACGCTCTGTATTCCTGCTACGGTGATAGGCAGTCCAATGTCGCGGCTGCCCATTCCCGCCGAGTAGATGCCAAGCGGAGCCTCCGGCCACGCAAGCATGATTTTTTCTGCGTCCTGCTGCAGCAGCTCTTTGACATGCGAGAGGATGAGGATGCGCGACTGTGGCCACCCCAACATGATGTTTTTGCAAAGCTCGGCAATCACATGGCTTTTGCCGCTGCCCGTCGGCATAACAATGCATGGATTGCCGGGGTTATATCTCAGCCACGCAAAGAGCATCGTTATTGCTCGCTGTTGATAATCGCGTAGAGCCACTAGAAGGGCACCCTTTCATCAGTTGAACCCTGATGGTCTATTACAAAAAGTTCGTCCGTTGTGAGGGCTCCAGCGTTGAGATAGGGGTTGC
The window above is part of the Cloacibacillus evryensis DSM 19522 genome. Proteins encoded here:
- a CDS encoding phage portal protein; this translates as MFRRLMNYVTRSPTTTKHELIVERGNGFYGWNGQMYKSDIIRSCIRPFARSIGKLGAKQIREGPEGLKVNPDRYVKLILEEPNPLITGQMLQQKLAVQLALNNNAFALIIRDGAGYANQIYPIEALSVEALYDANMTLYLRFGLKSGKMGTFPYSDIVHLREDFNGNDIFGEGNIEALRDVMDVAATIDKSLVDAVKNSAVNKWLLKWSSVLRPEDIKKETENFVKTYLSSEGSVGAIGIDSKAEAIQITPHDYVPNAVQWDRAITRIHSYYNTNQKIIDSTYNEDEWNAYYESVIEPVALQMSNEFTRKIFSPRERGYGNRIIFESMSLQYASMTTKLNLLQMVDRGALTPNEWRRVLNMAPIDGGDQAVRRLDTAPTAETGGGEGK
- a CDS encoding VRR-NUC domain-containing protein, which produces MRIIAIPNGGWRDIKTAARLKAEGVCKGVPDLFVPEWGFWIEMKRQKGGKVSDEQKDWIEYLTANGYKAVVCKGKDEALQAATARREEIKRWRHYPPGGTAR
- a CDS encoding DEAD/DEAH box helicase, encoding MALRDYQQRAITMLFAWLRYNPGNPCIVMPTGSGKSHVIAELCKNIMLGWPQSRILILSHVKELLQQDAEKIMLAWPEAPLGIYSAGMGSRDIGLPITVAGIQSVRDKAEMLGFIDICIVDEAHLISAKAEGGYRTLIAALTAINPNMRVVGLTATPYRLGHGLISEHGALFDGLIEPVKIEELVARGFLAPLRSKLPEALISVEGVGKRGGEFIESELQAAVNNADDNERIVEETIRRAGDRRAWLFFCTGVAHAEAICGVLRSHGVIAEVVTGSTPTAERDRILTDFKAGRVKAISNVSVLTTGFDYPGIDLIAMCRPTMSPGLYIQTVGRGMRIAPDKTDCLVLDFAGNVKRHGPITEVKPPKHKGAGTGDAPVKVCDECAELVHASVKVCPCCGYVFPPAPKEAVRLHDDDIMGLEPEEMRVRGWWWYVRQSKAKQINMLCVDYENAELTGDKVTEYITILHDGYARYRAEMTLRAIIDGCGADISSVNGVNENYLDDIAEVLNRAKAPDSITIKKDGRYYRVLKRHWPALGA
- a CDS encoding terminase large subunit; translation: MTPIVEYGTQVLTGKIVACEKIKQIYRHLIDCLKDKDSEYEYDERRAQHAVDFIERYCRHSKGAAGGGAFKLELWQRALISALFGFVHKIDGTRKYREMVLIVARKNGKSTLGSAIALYMLLADGEKGPEVVSAATMREQAKIIWGEAKRMVKKSPQLSARCRCLVGEIDCDFNDGVFKPLSSESNSLDGLNLHCALIDELHAIADKNLYDVLIDGMSAREQPLSVIVSTAGTLREGIFDIKYEECKLILDGYDDPKGYHDEGVLPIIYELDRRSEWMDERCWIKANPGLGTIKRTANLAQKVDKARKNPLLVKNLVTKDFNIRETTSEAWLTFEQLNNTEIYDLAALRPRYGIGGADLSSTTDLTCGTLLFMVPEDPHIYVKQMYWLPEDLLEKREQEDQIPYGAWKEQGLLRTTPGNRVHYKHVVEWFIELREECDIYMPYFGYDAWSAEYFVADMRAEFGAEVPEPVIQGKKTLSSPMKSLGADLEKKIVNYNNNPILKWCISNTSIDIDKNNNIQPVKGTSSRRRIDGLASLLDAYVVFERHREDYMNLI
- a CDS encoding HNH endonuclease, with product MARRDFYDSAAWQRCRDGYIKSVHGLCERCGKPGYIVHHKAHITDSNEGNPEITLNWANLEYLCLDCHNREHFAQKLTRDDVRFDASGQLVSVVPPLNENTDFFGRPDKGSFEKYAGVAHRPHPERRRWHEYAGDIQR
- a CDS encoding AAA family ATPase → MATLPTGWDREIKPEAPEIQLQDAITNSPIAPKRTVRIILDGKIHRFAVEGDKNTEKAGWYIGFGDNIPAGMFGSWRGSVESKWLADVGRELTAEEIAVCERRMAEAAAIRDEERRKYREQIASAVMNILKTVMSAAPEHPYLQRKQVGVYGIYQTGDGRLMIPIILDGRIASAQYIAADGQKQFHGGGEVKGGYYPLGPLPPQEGPLYIAEGYATAASIHEATGNTVIIALNAGNLPPVAKWLREKLGPVQEIVIVGDNDESGTGQAAANEAATIIGARVILPPEIGDVNDYVTAGGDLKALLTGKSAWLTQADDFCAKPAPIRWLIKKWIQAGGLAMVYGDSGTGKTFVVLDWVLRMAAGVETWAGLRVRPGGVIYLAGEGHYGLKARIAGWKQYHKVEHLNAWVSGGACDLNTPEGLAKTISEIRALEAENVAVIVVDTLHRFLIGDENKATDTKTMLDACSKLSQTFDCTVILVHHTGVNQEAKGRARGSSAWRGALDNQILVTSSGDNIKLEQVKQKDSELADSVYLERIPAHLPGWFDEDGEPVSTIVLEPDEHGGEKEIKALSKNSQRALQAYREAAEKVGLLDEHGEFAGVQLEEWRKTFYKNHKGKSQRQDFNKAIKDLTEKGDLIKTNDIFQMSEDYELEKVYIKKKLQNIASQPSQ